The genomic region CAGCAGCTCCTGCTCGTACTCGCGACGATGCGTGGCGTCCAGGATGCTGGTGCGGATGACCTCCTCCCCACCGTCGGACGGCACGACCACCCGCGAGTTCACGAGCACCGGCAGCCGGCTGGCGTCCTTGCGCACGAAGTCCAGGGCGATCTCGCGCACCGTCCCGTGCAACGACAGCATCGGCCGGTAGTGCGTCTCGTGGTAGATCCGGCCACCTGCGCTCAGCAGGTCGGTGAAGGGTTTGCCCAGCAGGTCCTCGCGCTCCAGGCCCAACCAGTCCAGCAACGTCTGGTTGACCCGCACGATGGTGCCGGTCCTCGTCGTGGACAGGTAGCCGCAGGGCGCGCGTTCGTAGAGGTCCTCCGCATCGTCGTCGGGAACCAGGACGGGCCCGACGGTGTCGGAGTGGGACGGGTGCGGGTCCGTCACTCGGGGCGGCTCCGCAGGAACCGTTCGATCGCGTCGATCGTCGCGTCCGGCGCGCTCAGGTTCGGACAGTGGCCCGTCGCGTCGAGCAGCTCGAAGCTGCTGTCGGGGATCCGGTCGTGGACGAACCGGCCCACTTCCTCGGGGGCGATCACGTCGTTGGCGCACTGCAGCACCAGCGTGGGCACGGCGACCTTCTCGAGGTCCGCACGGTTGTCGGAGGTGAACGTCACGTGGGCGAACTGGCGAGCGATCTCGGGATCGGTGCGGCAGAAGCTCTCCGTCAGCTCCTCGCCGAGGGCCGGCCGGTCGGGGTTGCCCATGATCACGGGGGCCATGGCGCTGGACCAGCCCAGGTAGTTGCTGTCGAGCGCCCCGAACAGCTCGTCGATGTCGGCCTGCGAGAACCCGCCGACGTAGTCGTCGTCGTTGATGTACCGCGGCGACGGTCCGACCAGCACGAGCGCCGCGAACCGGTCCGGCTCGGCGTTGGCGGCCAGGACGCCGATCATCGCCGACACCGAATGGCCGACGAACACCACGTCGTGGAGGTCCAGGTCGCGGACGATGGTCAGCACGTCGTCGGCGTAGGCCTCGAGGCTGGTGTAGGTGTCGGCATCCCATGCCGTCAGGTCCGACTGGCCCGCGCCGATGTGGTCGAACAGGATCGTCCGGTAGCGATCGGCGAACGCGGGCTCGACGAACCGCCACATCTGCTGGTCACAGCCGAAGCCGTGGGCGAACAGCATCGGCTGTCCGGTGTCGACACCGCCGACGGTCAGGTTGTACCGCTGCGCAACTTCCATTGATCTTCTCCATCGCCGAAGGAGCAGGAGATCGGTCGGGGGTCGGGACGTCCGGCCTGCGCGCCCTCCACGCTACCGGGTCCGCCTGTCCGCGCGGTGGGGCTGATGGCCGAGAGGGGGTAGCGTTGCACGCCGACCGTCCGCCCTCCACCCCCAGGATCGTTCCGCACCGATGGCACTCTCCGACGACGACGTCCGCCACGTCGCCCGGCTGGCCCAGCTGGACCTGACCGACGACGAGATCACCAGCCTGGCGCCCCAGCTGGCCGAGATCCTCGCCTACGCCGAGAAGGTGAGCGAGGTCGCGGCCGACGACGTGCCGCCGACCTCGCATCCCTACCCGCTGCGCAACGTCTTCCGCGACGACTCGATCGTGGCCGAGCCGCTGCCGCCCGAGGTCGTGGTCGCCAACGCCCCGGACGCCGAGGAGCTGCAGTTCCGCGTCCCACGGATCATCGGGGAGTCGTCGTGAGCCGCCCGATCGTGGCTCGCACCGCCGCCGAGCTGGCCGACGCGATGGCCAGCGGCGAGCTGTCGGCCGTCGAGGTCGCACGGGCACACCTGGACCGCATCGAGGCCACCGACGACACGACCGGCGCGTGGCTGGCCATGATGGCCGACGAGGCGCTGGACGTCGCGGCCGACGTCGACCGTCGCCGCGCGGCCGGCGAGGCCCTCGGTGCGCTGGCGGGCATCCCGGTGGCCGTCAAGGACGTGATGTGCACCAAGGGCACCACGACCACGGCGGGCTCGAGGATGCTGGAGACCTTCGTCCCGCCCTACGACGCCACCGTCGTGGCCCGGCTGCGGGCGGCCGACGCCGTCCTGCTCGGCAAGACCAACATGGACGAGTTCGCCATGGGGTCGTCCACGGAGAACTCCGCCTACAAGGTGTGTCACAACCCGTGGGACACCGACACCACGCCGGGGGGCTCGTCCGGCGGCAGCGCGGCCGCCGTCGCGGCCTACCAGGCACCCATCGCCACCGGCACCGACACCGGCGGGTCGATCCGCCAGCCCGCCGCCGTCACCGGCACCGTCGGCATCAAGCCCACCTACGGGCGGGCCAGCCGCTACGGGCTGATCGCCTTCGCCTCGTCGCTGGACCAGGCCGGCACCTTCGGTCGGACCGTGCGGGACGCCACGCTGGGGCTGGAGGTCATGTGCGGCCACGACCCCAAGGACTCCACGTCCATCCCCGACCCGATGACGTCGTGGAGCGACACCCTCGACAGGGGAGTGGCCGGGTTGCGCGTCGGCGTGGTCACCGAGTTCATGGGTGACGGGGCAAGCGACGGCGTCAGGTCTGCGGTGCAGCACGCCATCGACCGCCTCTCCTCACTCGGCGCAGAGATCGTCGAGGTGTCCCTGCCACACGCCGACTACGGCCTGCCGGCCTACTACCTGATCGCGCCGTCGGAGGCGTCGGCCAACCTCAGCCGCTACGACGGCGTGCGCTACGGCCTGCGCGTCGACGGCGAGACGACCCACGAGATGATGGCCGCCACCCGGGCCGCCGGATTCGGGGCCGAGGTCAAGCGGCGCATCATGATCGGCACCCACGCCCTCTCGGCGGGGTACTTCGACGCCTACTACGGGCAGGCGCAGAAGGTCCGTACCCTCATCATCCGCGACTTCGAGGCCGCGTTCGCCCAGGCAGACGTCCTCGTGGGGCCCACCTGCCCGACCGCGGCGTTCGGACTCGGCGACAAGACCGCCGACCCGCTGGCGATGTACCTCAACGACGTGTTCGCCGTCCCGGCGTCCCTTGCCGGCATGCCGGCCATGTCGCTGCCGGTCGGGTTCGACTCCAGCGGCGACGGCGGCGACCTGCCCGTCGGCCTGCAGCTGATCGGGCCGATGCTGGGCGAAGCCGTGATGGTGCGGGCCGCGGCCGCGCTGGAGGCCGACTTGGCCCTGGACCTGACCCCACGTGGGCCGCGTGCGCTGGCCCTCCCCGAGAGCGAGTGACGAAGATGAGCGACTGGGAAGCCGTCATCGGCCTGGAGGTCCACGTCGAGCTGTCGACGCGGACCAAGATGTTCTCCGCCTGCCCCAACGAGTTCGGCGGGGCCCCCAACACCCGGGTCACCGAGGTCGACCTGGGCCTGCCCGGCACCCTGCCCGTGGTCAACGGCACGGCCGTGGAGCACGCCATCCGCATGGGGCTGGCGCTGGACTGCGAGATCGCGCCGGTCAGCCAGTTCCACCGGAAGAACTACTTCTATCCGGACATGCCGAAGAACTACCAGATCAGCCAGTACGACGTGCCGATCTGCGGTGCTGGCCACCTCGACATCGAGACCAGCGAGGGGCCGGTTCGCATCGGCATCACGCGGATCCACATGGAGGAGGACGCGGGCAAGAACGTCCATGTCGGCGAGTCCGGCCGTGTGCACGGGGCCGACTACTCCCTGGTGGACTACAACCGCGCCGGCGTGCCGCTGCTGGAGTGCGTGTCGGAGCCCGACATCCGCACCGCCGAGCAGGCACAGGCCTACCTGACCGAGCTGCGCGGCATCGTCCTGGCCCTGGGCATCTCCGACGCCAAGCTGGAGGAGGGCTCGATGCGCTGCGACGCCAACGTCAGCATCCACAGGCCCGGTACCCCGTTCGGCACCCGGGCCGAGATCAAGAACATGAACTCCGTGCGGTCGCTCGGCCGGGCCATCGAGTACGAGATCGCCCGTCAGATCGACGTCGTGGAGTCCGGTGGCACCGTGGTCCAGGAGACCCGTCACTGGGACGAGGACGCCGGCACCACCTCCACGCTGCGCCGCAAGGAGACGCTGGACGACTACCGGTACTTCCCCGACCCCGACCTGGTCGAGATGGTCCCCGACCCGGCGTGGATCGAGGAGATCCGGGCCAGCCTGCCCGAGCTGCCCGCGGCGACGCGGGCACGGCTCATCGCCGCCCACGGCCTCGAGCGCAAGTCGGTCGTCACCATGCAGGACGCCGGGCTGAT from Euzebya rosea harbors:
- the gatC gene encoding Asp-tRNA(Asn)/Glu-tRNA(Gln) amidotransferase subunit GatC — encoded protein: MALSDDDVRHVARLAQLDLTDDEITSLAPQLAEILAYAEKVSEVAADDVPPTSHPYPLRNVFRDDSIVAEPLPPEVVVANAPDAEELQFRVPRIIGESS
- a CDS encoding alpha/beta fold hydrolase — its product is MEVAQRYNLTVGGVDTGQPMLFAHGFGCDQQMWRFVEPAFADRYRTILFDHIGAGQSDLTAWDADTYTSLEAYADDVLTIVRDLDLHDVVFVGHSVSAMIGVLAANAEPDRFAALVLVGPSPRYINDDDYVGGFSQADIDELFGALDSNYLGWSSAMAPVIMGNPDRPALGEELTESFCRTDPEIARQFAHVTFTSDNRADLEKVAVPTLVLQCANDVIAPEEVGRFVHDRIPDSSFELLDATGHCPNLSAPDATIDAIERFLRSRPE
- the gatB gene encoding Asp-tRNA(Asn)/Glu-tRNA(Gln) amidotransferase subunit GatB; this encodes MSDWEAVIGLEVHVELSTRTKMFSACPNEFGGAPNTRVTEVDLGLPGTLPVVNGTAVEHAIRMGLALDCEIAPVSQFHRKNYFYPDMPKNYQISQYDVPICGAGHLDIETSEGPVRIGITRIHMEEDAGKNVHVGESGRVHGADYSLVDYNRAGVPLLECVSEPDIRTAEQAQAYLTELRGIVLALGISDAKLEEGSMRCDANVSIHRPGTPFGTRAEIKNMNSVRSLGRAIEYEIARQIDVVESGGTVVQETRHWDEDAGTTSTLRRKETLDDYRYFPDPDLVEMVPDPAWIEEIRASLPELPAATRARLIAAHGLERKSVVTMQDAGLIPLLDAAVDGGADPADATKWLVNEVAGWQNETGRSAVEALPGGEFVTLLGKVADGTLGKGGARKVLASVLAGEGTVEQLSTDHEQVSDVSAIEQIVDQVIAEQADAAQKVRDGNPKAMGALVGGVMRASKGKADPALVNQLLHAKLQG
- the gatA gene encoding Asp-tRNA(Asn)/Glu-tRNA(Gln) amidotransferase subunit GatA, which gives rise to MASGELSAVEVARAHLDRIEATDDTTGAWLAMMADEALDVAADVDRRRAAGEALGALAGIPVAVKDVMCTKGTTTTAGSRMLETFVPPYDATVVARLRAADAVLLGKTNMDEFAMGSSTENSAYKVCHNPWDTDTTPGGSSGGSAAAVAAYQAPIATGTDTGGSIRQPAAVTGTVGIKPTYGRASRYGLIAFASSLDQAGTFGRTVRDATLGLEVMCGHDPKDSTSIPDPMTSWSDTLDRGVAGLRVGVVTEFMGDGASDGVRSAVQHAIDRLSSLGAEIVEVSLPHADYGLPAYYLIAPSEASANLSRYDGVRYGLRVDGETTHEMMAATRAAGFGAEVKRRIMIGTHALSAGYFDAYYGQAQKVRTLIIRDFEAAFAQADVLVGPTCPTAAFGLGDKTADPLAMYLNDVFAVPASLAGMPAMSLPVGFDSSGDGGDLPVGLQLIGPMLGEAVMVRAAAALEADLALDLTPRGPRALALPESE